TGGCGAACGCTCCGGCCGACAAGGCGGGAGCCGCCTCCGCGGTGTCGGAGACCGCCTACGAGCTCGGCGCCGTGCTCGGCACGGCCACGCTCGGCACCGTGCTCACCGCCGCCTACCGCAGCGGCGTCGTGCTGCCCGAGGGCCTCGACGCAGGCCAAGCGCAGCGCGCGGGGGAGACCCTGGGCGGGGCCGTCGCCGTCGCGGGCGAGCTGCCCGCCGACTCCGCCGCGAGCCTGCTCGCCTCGGCCGGCGCCGCGTTCGACGCGGGCGTGGGCGCCTCGGCCTGGATCGGCGCCGGCCTGGTCCTGCTCGCGGGCGTGCTGGCGGCGTGGCGGCTGCGCCGGAGCTGAGCCGCGCTCCTCAGGCCGAGGCGCGCGCTCGCAGGGACCTCTCCGAGCGTCCGACCAACGCCATCAGCACGACCGCGGCGACGACGCACGCGAGGATCAGGACGAAGGTCGTGTCCCAGCCGTAGGCGTGGACGACGAGGCCGACGCCGGTCGAGGCGAGCGTCGCTCCGAGGACGTAGCCGAACAGGCCGGTGAAGCCCGCCGCGGTACCCGCCACCTCGCGGGGGCTGAGATCGAGCGCCTGCAGGCCGATCAGCATCACCGGCCCGTAGATGAGCCCGCCGATCGCCACGAGGGCGGCGAGGGAGACTCCGAGCGGCCAGTCGATGGGCGAGAGCCAGTAGACGAGGATCGCGGCGCCGACGGCGAGCAGGAACGCGATGCCGGCGGGCGAGCGGCGGCCGCGGAACACCCGGTCGCTGATCCAGCCGCACAGCAGCGTGCCGGGGATGCCCGCCAGCTCGAACAGCGAGAAGCCGGCGATGCCCTCGCCGAGGCTCGCTCCGCGCACGTCGGCGAGGTAGACCGGTGCCCAGACGAGGGCGCCGTACCGGAGGGTGTAGACGAAGACGTTGGCGAAGGCGAGCCCGATCATCGTCGGGTTCAGGAGCACGTGGGTGCGCAGCATCGCCCAGGTCCCCTCGTCGCCCGGGGCACTCGAGACCGGCGCGGGATCGGAGCGGTACTCCTCGATCGGCGGGAGCCCCTCGGACTCCGGGGTGTCGCGCAGGAGGACGAGGGCCAGAGCGGCGACGCCCAGGGCGACGAGGGCGGGCATCCAGAACGCCGAGCGCCAGTCGCCGAACGAGGAGAGCGCCGCGGCGGCCAGTGCGCCCGAGCCCGCGCCGCCGACGTTGTGCGCGACGTTCCAGAGCGCTGTCCTCGACCCCCGCTCGGAGGTCGAGAACCAGTGCACGAGGGTGCGGCCGCTGGGAGGCCAGCCCATCCCCTGGAAGAGGCCGTTCACGACCATGACGAGGGCCAGCAGCGCGACGGAGGCGCCGACCGCCGGCACGAGGCCGATCACCAGGTTGGCGACGGCCGACAGCGCGAGTCCCAGCGGGAGGAAGTACCGGGCGCTGCTGCGGTCGCTGAGCATCGCGCTGACGAACTTCGAGACGCCGTAGGCGAGCAGGACGCCGTTCGTGAGCAGACCGAGGTCGACCGTGCTGAAGCCCTGCTCCTCCTGCAGCAGCGTCGCGACGAGCGGGACGTTGTTGCGCACGAGGTAGTACCCGGCGTAGCCGAGGAAGATCGCGACGAAGACCTGGCGCCGGAGGCGCGGATAGAGGCGCGCGATCCGGTCGGGACTCCTGCGGGGTGCGGGCGGGGGTGCGGCCAGGAATCGGGAGCGGGCCCGGCCGCGGTCGGTCGTGATCGTCGAGACATCGTCGTCGTCGTGGAGCATGGCGAGCACGATCCCATACACAGGTGACTCCCGCACAAGGGCGTGGCGCGGAATCCGGGTCGGCGGCCCGGCGGCGGCGCCGGAACCGAGCCGCGCGGCCGAGAGTACGCTGGGGGCGTCCCTGCCCCCGTACGCCTGAGGATCTCCATGCCACGAACCGTGAAGCTCGCCGTCATCCCCGGAGACGGGATCGGGCCGGAGGTGATCACCGAGGCCGTGAAGGTCCTCGACGCCGTCACCGCCGACTCCGACGTGGTGATCGAGAAGACCCCGTTCTCGCTCGGCGCCGGCCGGTTCCTCGAGACCGGCGACGTGCTCACCGACGACGATCTCGCCGCGATCGCCGCGCACGACGCGATCCTCCTCGGGGCGGTCGGCGGCGTGCCCGGCGACCCGCGCCTGAAGAACGCGAACATCGAGCGCGGGCTGCTGCTGCGCCTCCGCTTCGCGCTCGACCACTACGTCAACCTGCGGCCGACGCGCCTCTACTCGGGGGTGCCCTCGCCACTGTCGGCGCCCGGCGAGGTCGACTTCGTCGTCGTGCGCGAGGGCACGGAGGGCCCGTACGTCGGCAACGGCGGCGCGATCCGCCAGGGCACGCCGCACGAGATCGCCAACGAGGTCTCGGTCAACACGGCCTACGGTGTCGAGCGGGTCGTGCGCCACGCGTTCGACCTGGCTCGGAAGCGCCGCTCGAAGCTGACCCTCGTGCACAAGACGAACGTCCTCGTCTTCGCCGGCTCCCTCTGGAAGCGGCTCGTCGACGAGATCGGGGCCACCTACGAGGACGTGGCCGTCGACTACCTCCACGTCGATGCCGCGACGATCTTCCTCGTGACCGACCCTGCTAGGTTCGACGTCATCGTCACCGACAACCTCTTCGGCGACATCCTGACCGATCTGGCCGGCGCGATCAGCGGCGGCATCGGCCTCGCGGCCTCGGGCAACATCAACCCCGACGGCGCGTTCCCCAGCATGTTCGAGCCGGTCCACGGATCCGCGCCCGACATCGCCGGGAAGCAGCTCGCCGATCCGACGGCCGCGATCCTCTCGGTCGCCCTGCTGCTCGACCACCTGG
The genomic region above belongs to Rathayibacter sp. VKM Ac-2759 and contains:
- a CDS encoding 3-isopropylmalate dehydrogenase, yielding MPRTVKLAVIPGDGIGPEVITEAVKVLDAVTADSDVVIEKTPFSLGAGRFLETGDVLTDDDLAAIAAHDAILLGAVGGVPGDPRLKNANIERGLLLRLRFALDHYVNLRPTRLYSGVPSPLSAPGEVDFVVVREGTEGPYVGNGGAIRQGTPHEIANEVSVNTAYGVERVVRHAFDLARKRRSKLTLVHKTNVLVFAGSLWKRLVDEIGATYEDVAVDYLHVDAATIFLVTDPARFDVIVTDNLFGDILTDLAGAISGGIGLAASGNINPDGAFPSMFEPVHGSAPDIAGKQLADPTAAILSVALLLDHLGLGDEAARVTAAVTADIESRDGTARSTSAIGDSVVSRLR
- a CDS encoding MFS transporter translates to MLHDDDDVSTITTDRGRARSRFLAAPPPAPRRSPDRIARLYPRLRRQVFVAIFLGYAGYYLVRNNVPLVATLLQEEQGFSTVDLGLLTNGVLLAYGVSKFVSAMLSDRSSARYFLPLGLALSAVANLVIGLVPAVGASVALLALVMVVNGLFQGMGWPPSGRTLVHWFSTSERGSRTALWNVAHNVGGAGSGALAAAALSSFGDWRSAFWMPALVALGVAALALVLLRDTPESEGLPPIEEYRSDPAPVSSAPGDEGTWAMLRTHVLLNPTMIGLAFANVFVYTLRYGALVWAPVYLADVRGASLGEGIAGFSLFELAGIPGTLLCGWISDRVFRGRRSPAGIAFLLAVGAAILVYWLSPIDWPLGVSLAALVAIGGLIYGPVMLIGLQALDLSPREVAGTAAGFTGLFGYVLGATLASTGVGLVVHAYGWDTTFVLILACVVAAVVLMALVGRSERSLRARASA